In the genome of Chrysoperla carnea chromosome 5, inChrCarn1.1, whole genome shotgun sequence, the window AAcgatatgtttatattattatatgttttgtaCATCTAAAAGTAAAACAGGTTACAGTTTGATGGAAGATTGCCTAACTTTACGGTAAGCTGACGTCAGTAAGAGCCAAGCGGCCAGcttgtattgtttaaattattaactgtAAATTACTTTGAATGTATGTATGATAATtcataaacagaaaaaataaataaaattcatcaaaatttctgTTGACATCAGTTGAACAGATCAAGACCTTTAATATGATACTTCATTGGATTTTTTTATAGCAACAAAACTTTCCCTAAACGTTTTGGTGCCATAAAGACGGCTTGTTGCTCACGTAGGATACtccaattatttcaaaacatataTAGAGTGTTCCGTAATGAGCGTTGCCAAAATATGAAACTCTTAGCAAACAAGTATTTAagacgttaaaaaaaaattgtgtaggcGTAGTCTTTAGGTAGACTACGAAAACTCTGCAAGGGAGATATTTGGAGAGCTGCCCTTTCTAAATTATGATCctggaaaatgaaaaacttcGGCCAAACATTAAAccaaatatgaaaatttcaaatttaaaaataaatgtgtacTTTTTTGGATAAAGCCATCCCAACATGACCACTACAGAAGTTGAGGTAGGTTCTAATTTTTTCGAAGCCATCCAGAATCATTTGAAGAGCAATAGCCCaatgataaaaatacaatgaaatttaattaaaattgaattaggtTTGTAGCGGAGTCATATGTTGATGTCTCTGGGTTTGTGATACATTCGTACGTTGATGTCTCTGGGTTTGCAATATACTCAAGAGTTGATGTCTCCATATAACTTATACTGTATACTGTACCTTCATTGTACAGTTTTCGGTAGATGACAACACTGCAGTTAATTAAAACGCCATCTTTGTTACGATACTGTATATACTCATCTTTTACAATACTTTCTATATTCAActtcttcaaaataattttacagttAATAAACagcatattttttaacttaaactgAAGATGTCTttctataaagataaaattatagacTTTACTGGTTCGTGGGGTGTACGTatagtgataaataatttagtttcaaCGCATTTTCATTGTGGCTTTATTTCCACTGTTTCTCGAATGGGTCTCTTTataatagtacaataaaattatttaaaaaagcattacaataaggaaaaaatattgcatctttgaaattttctgcAGTTGCTTATCAAATTGTAATAGCTTCGTATCGAAAAATCGACTACTCAGGGGGGGGGGGCGAGATTATCATTccttttagaaattttctgCTGTCAactttatattatgaaaatagcATCCCTTCGTCATAACGGATTTAACGgatcataaaaaatcaaaaggtTTCAACTTTTCAATGatgatctttttaaaattatgaaagctCGCTACATGAAAACTCTATTATTTAGTTTAAGAATTGATCTTCAGATTTCCCGAAAAAACACCAGAGGTGAGAAAATCAACAGGTACGATTTAAGCACCAGTAATAAAATAGGTGACTCTTCTCTGATAATAGGGCATCCTTTTCGAATGAAAAACattataacatattaaaatagcgttttattataaaatatagttcgatatcttaaaaataaattccataattctatataatacaaaaatagctCTTATACAAATCcaacattttaacaaataaaatatttcttacaaaacAATAGTAGGTATATATAGGTACAAatctcacaaaataaaaaacgatataCATTCTATGGCAATTCCAATTTAacaatgttttttacaaaaagaaagttccagaatatcaaaaatatatatttttttacgtaGCTATTTAATTCTGGCTTCGATATATTACTtctatttactaaattaaattctaaagattattttcttttggTGGATCCGTTACGTATGTTAAATCATTTAAGTAGTacctaaaacaaagaaaaaatattagtttttgaaaataaatttaaatatagggAGTATTTTGCGAAGCAcaattacgaaatttttttaaacttttcttaacgaactaattaaaaatacgaaACGTTACCAATTTGACTGGTTTAGCTATTTTTAAAATCGCTTTTATTTgatcagtttaaaaatttttgcaccCTATCACTGTTACTAAAGTTCATAGTTTTCTCAGTTTTGAATTGAATTGCTTCTGACTATCTCACTTAAAAGCTTAATAtaacgtttaaaataatttcttgctTGTTAATTCGAAGCAGACCAATCATAAGAATTggatgaaatcaaaaaattcgactttctaatttttcaaaatgtgtaAAATAGATTTTCGTAAACTTCATTGACTTGTTAAGAAAACATGACTTTTGGATGCGCTCTTATAGAATCTAGTGTACCATTTAGTAGCGTCTGCACAATCAAAATTATACTCCCAATCACAAATACGAAATTCTTGATTAAATGATGTCTCATTGGCACAAATATATGGAATTCTTCGACCATCTTCATCACACATATGGAATATTTGACAATGATGTTCAGTATCAGCATAAAATCCAACAGATCGATCTGAACAATCGaatgtaaatgttaaatttggaaaatcttCCCAACGTTTTGCAcgatgtaaaattttttcatgttgTTTTGTATGTGTTTCTTGATCTTCAACAATTGGCTTACATAAAACATAGGCCATTGCTATAcagaaaataaatgtattttaattagtataaatTACGTATTAAGGCTGTTTTCTTGCTATGGGCTTGGTGtttctaaattctaaatttttgtacatttattaagaatattataatacaattatcataaaagttttaaagagattgtgtttttaacatcagttttttgttcaaaaatcagtttttttgagttaaaaagagaaaaacaaaacacactgtatatttattgttaaataaaaacaactatattgattttattgtggTTGCACGAGAAATAACTATAGtagcataattttaaataacagatcgttcccaaattttgataagcaattattaaacatttttgtgcCAGAAATCACATTAATTGTACAATATGCTTTTAATTAATCGTGacatattttcacaatttatagagatttatataaaagtgtatagcaagttttcaattttaaataattgaaaaaatacgttttttaaaGGCATCGAATCACGGACACTGCATAATTacttctaattttttaagttactaAATATATCTtccagattttatttataaggtattaattttaaggATAGATAAAAAATTGGTCTCTGTACTTAAGAAATAATATACTGAAACCACAGCAAGGTATCCTGGCTACATATTGAAACTTTAGGAATTTGCgaattttcaaatcaaactAACTCCTTGTttaatattctaataataataccaGTAGAACAGCTCAACCGCTGGAAATGATTTTCGATCATTAAAAGCGGATTATTATTGTTGAAACTGATccactataaaatttattctttaaaataatgccaaaatatcgaaaaagttataaaccttattattttttaataagcgAATCTTTCTCAGATTGATTTTCATGGAGTATAAAACATTCACAAATTTAGTTTAAACTATTCCAAAGACAAGAAGCTGGTTTaatcacaattttattattacttactcAGACAAATAACTGAGAAGCATATTCTTCGAATCATCCTGTTTTATTTTGCCTAAAAATCCtagaaaataatagaaaaaaattatgaaaattttgcacTTAAACACCAGAAAAAGTTCCACACTTTCACTTTAAAAATCactttacagaaaaaattacacaattcaaaaaaaaattcttgtttattttgaaatttaaaatttttcgcaataatcaggtttttcttttaatatttacttatttacaaaACCTacctgaaattaaaaataaaaatttatctagtcCCGATACGATCCCACTTACTTAAGCGGTAGatagttaaacaaaatataattttaaaacatttattgttattgtcTTTTATATGAATCAAAAGATGGGTACGATGGTTACTTACAATTGTTTCCCCACATCTTAGCAATGATATTTAATTAGTAAATCTTTTTACCCATCCTTGGTGTCATCTGTAACCACCACctgggtaaaaaaaaaaagaaagagttTGTATCGCATTTGGATCTGTATTCATTATAATTGgtgggaatattttttattattatagatatcatgtaatcattaaattatttatgtaaataattgaataatttatttaaaatgcaattggcTGGATCTGTTATTCAATGCAATTTATGtacttaaatttataaacattggtGAGTATGACTGGTAAAAGTTGGATCAATAATCACACAAGTTTACAATTTCCAACTGTTTTTTATACGCTCCGAAAGAAATGTACAGAAATGTGTAAGCCAGAAGCCTATCTTCCTTAAATCTAAAAGTGTTGGTAGAAATATTCTATCTCATCAGCTTTTTTTCTATATAGTCAAATCtttagattaataattaataattcattttaaaaaaaatatcttgatcCATTTATCAGCGTTTGTGGATTTTCAAAAAGAGAAAATACATTGACTAGATTTGTAAAAAAGTGCAtttcttcattattttgtttttcttgttgCGAACTAAGATAATGTGTTTGTTTTGAAAGTTGTAGAATCGTTTTACTCCATTGGTCATCAAGAAATAACGTTTTATCTTCCATTTGTTTCACCAATGTTATGGAAAGAATCCATTTTAAATAACTAGTTCTAGCCAGGCGTGAAAgactttttaaaactatattttcccGCTTTCAGCTTGGGTATAAAATCCATGTAGACTAGGTTCATAGATGTATTAAGTAAGATTGTTGGTTTGCAAACATGTGTCAATTGAGGATCCTTGgtgtatttctatataaataaaatttatgccaagaaaatttaacagaaaattggATAAACATTTTGAATCGCTAAAACAGAAGCCTTTAACTcgtggaaaaatatttcaaaattgaaatatatttcagcTCTCTAAGACAGCGATAATTTTTCCACTATtgtcaagaaaaataaatttaatgcaaGCCAAATGAGCTTCAAGGAAAACAGCGGAAGATTTAAACatccttttcaaaaaaattatttgagaaaTAAATAGAAGCATCTCAAAGCATAAAGGTATGGATCATTAAGTTTTagatttcgatttttgaatcCATTACAATAATATTCTATCAGGAATttcacattcaatttttttaacattaaatctCACGCGTGCCTTTTTTTATCATCTAACATCTCTTATTAATTATCTAtttgttaacaaatttatttattatatttctctaaatatttatttaaaaaaattttattttgatttgtaggtattcaaaatttatttaaaaaaatgttttgtaaattgcTCGTACGTATTCCATCatgtaattttcgttttttattatttataaacatatactgtagaataaactattttttgataagaaaagaTTGATAACTTTTTTATACAAGCTTCTATCGTATTTATGTTATCAGTAGCTATCTTCGAATATTAAAGAAAGTTTAAATTCAGAAAAGTCGCATTTCTAGAAAAGAATGGCATTTGGAAAGTATTactacttaaattatttataaattccacAATTTATCTTCTGGtcctattttctttaaatttattacctatgtataaagatatttttcaaaaaatttgtattttttgcctTCCAGAAGATTGAACGTAAATGTCtctgtaaatttaaatttaagtattcaAAATGATGGTatattgtagaaaaattttatttctaccattttgttataaaaatttttgtgattaacGAAGAGAAtactaagtaaaattttttacacatagAATCGAAAAGCaaatttctttaaagaattttattctctactcaaatataaaaaaagcataatttagaaaaataacaattaatatgcatttttaaatttcaagagaaactaatacagttttttttatcctttaattgttattttatggtaataaatcaaatacatatttcatactaagacaattaattttttttgtccatACATAATGTATTCATTAGATTTACtttctttcaaattaattataatattactttaaagCAATTAATCTttcatattatatgaaaaattttaatgaaattaaattgaaaataaaacaatatatctttaattaattactattacTATTAATAAGATTCTACGGTTCTCGAaacaattattcattaaattacaaatctaTCTTTAAATACACTGGCAGTAATATCCAGCATTGACCGGGTAAGTCCATAATAGAAAGCAAATTATAAGATGCTACTCTCTGCAATCATTCATCACTGCGTGCTGTGCTAAGAGTATTTTGATAAGTCATTATGATAGattaatactattttcattCGATATAAGAAGAAAACGATATATACTtctaaattactaaaaattcatagatatttataacaataattaagcCAGTAGCTACACTTACAGTTCTTGAAGTTTTACCTATATGGCACTAATCGAAAATTAGCGcgaaatttaaactaatttgaaCTTTTAAGAGTAAGTACCTACATAATTGTAGCATGCAGTCGtagaaagtgaatttttttcctgctcatttatttaaatatatctgaCACTTTTTGTCACGATTTTGCTATGAGATAAACACAATACATCTcttatcttcaaataaaaaaattattattaatttgatcgcTGACGATACATGTCTATTTTAGGGTACTGTACCACGAAATACACAATCCTACGATGACCGAATTCATATAATACAATGATGTAAAACAAGTCGTAGTGAATTCGGATTTTGGAAGAAAGATCAAGAACTTTCTAAATCagttgattatttaaaaaataagtttttgctataaaaagtAACTTTGCAAACAAAACTAGATATATGTAAATAGACAAATTAGGGAGCCTTTGAGTCTAACTCGGATGTAATTGACATTTTagtttacggaaaaaaaaataaacgaagaTTACTTTTTAACGAATATTTAGTCTAATCCAAGAGTAAAGTGTACAAGCGGCATGAACATATAGTATACTATATACTATGAACACAGATGAGCAATATATCATAGTTTTCGTTGTAGCCTTGACAGATTTACAGAGCTAATAAAAGTACCATTGAAAGAactgtttttcttttctaagATATTGCGTTTCTCTCTGGTAGTTAGAACTACCTTAATGCCCACATCGTTACGAAATCTTTAGTAAACTTGTATTGAGCAACACTCTATCGAATATTAAACTTTTGATATCTGATCATTTCAAATGATATtgtaattttacacaaaataagtTTCAACTgtttactgtataaaataaatcattgaatTGCGGCTTGCCAGCCAGCTTGCTGCAGCCAACCAGCCTGTCATTCTGTCatgtaaatacaatattttaaaaatattatatgtgttaTTTAAAGAGttcaaaaatgtcatatttacaatattttatacaatttaatttaaaaatttatcataatattatagtattgtttgaatttttggttttatataacttttagtCTACAGTACAGGCGTCGTTTTTCATAACTGATTAATAATACACTGAAACTTTATATGTGCTTTAATTTGGACGAActaaaaacctttttattttcGTATGGTAGCGacaatctttaattttaaagcaatcaaattataaaattaattaataacctTTATTTGTAATTCGAATAAGAAAATGCAATacctatttttgtaaaataattaaaatctacaAGAAccagaaacatttttcaaaattttaccaaataaacAATGTTTAACGTTTTTCAAAAACGAAGACACAGGGAGCTTGTAATCACTTATCAAAAAAGGCGTTGTACTGTGGACTATTTGTATGTCGACATAAAGAACATAATATGATGCTCTTTGGGTTATTTGATAGTTACATTTTGTGATTTATATGTGTTTGAACTCAGTCTAAAGGAAATCACGaatatattaaatcaattaaaaaatgcatccatcaatttttttgattatctaCAAAAAGGTCTATTATTTCTCTTGAAAGTATTATGGTATTCATGATgagaaacttttcaaaataatagaaGATTGAATAGTGGTTAGTCCCCCGTCATAAT includes:
- the LOC123300897 gene encoding U-scoloptoxin(01)-Er1a, whose protein sequence is MAYVLCKPIVEDQETHTKQHEKILHRAKRWEDFPNLTFTFDCSDRSVGFYADTEHHCQIFHMCDEDGRRIPYICANETSFNQEFRICDWEYNFDCADATKWYYLNDLTYVTDPPKENNL